A stretch of DNA from Thalassococcus arenae:
CATAGGCGTAGAAATGCTCGTAGGTGTCGGGGTCGACCTTTTCCTTGTCCGGCGCGCGGCCCAGGCCCGCCGATTGCCGGATGAACGGCTCATAGACGTGTTTCCACAGTGGACGGGGATGGATGAACATCTTGTAGTAGAAACCCGCCGGCAAGAACCGCGCCAGGTAGTTGTTGGCGACGCCGATATCGAATTCAAGGCTGGGCCAGTGGTTCTGGCTGGTCGCGCTCAGACCGTCGAACAGTTCGGTCGTCGTGGCGCGCTGGTTGGGTTCGTGCCGGTCTCCGGTGCCGAGGTTGACCAGCGCATTGGGCTCTTCGGCGCCGCTGGCGACGATGCCGCGCGGGCGGTGATACTTGAAACTGCGCCCGACCATCATCTGGTCATTGGCCAGCAGCGCAGATGCCAGCGTGTCGCCGGCGTACCCGTTCAACCGCTTGCCGTTGAAGGTGAATTCGATCTGTTTGCTGCGGTCGATCAGGCGACCGCCCCTGGCAAGACGTGTGCTCATGTCCGGACCCCATGTCGTGCGGCGGCGTCGGAGCCTCCGGCGGGAGTTTTCTTGGCAAGATGAAGGATCATGTCGCGGCGTTCCATCCCGGCCGGCGCTTGGCGATGGCGTCGAGGATCGCCTTTGGCGGCTCGGTCGTCTGCGCCGGATAGGTGCCGAACACCTCGAGCGTCATCGTGCAGCGCGCGGCATGGAACCACTTTCCGCAGCCGTAGGAATGCCGCCATCGTTCGAAATGAACGCCCCTGGGGTTCTTGCGCAGGAACAGGTAGCCCTCGAAATCGTCGTCCGAGCTTTCGGGACCGAAGCGCTTGAGATGCGCTTCGCCGCCGCCGGTCAGTTCGGTTTCCTCGGCGTCGACGCCGCAATAGGGGCAATGCAGGGTCAGCATCGCGTGCCTCCTCGTGTTCGGATCGGGTGCATCAGGTCACCTCTGCCGCCGTCAGCCAGCGCAGGAAGTAATCGCCGAACCCCCATTGCAATGTCGTGAGGGTCAGAAACCCGACGTTGACGATGTTGAGCAGATCAGCCTTTTGGCGCAACGCGTCGAAATTGCGTTCCTC
This window harbors:
- a CDS encoding sarcosine oxidase subunit delta encodes the protein MLTLHCPYCGVDAEETELTGGGEAHLKRFGPESSDDDFEGYLFLRKNPRGVHFERWRHSYGCGKWFHAARCTMTLEVFGTYPAQTTEPPKAILDAIAKRRPGWNAAT